The genomic interval ATTTAATTCTTCTTGATAAAAATCTCATTCAACTTCTACATGAGATTGACAAATCTGTTTATTGCTTGTGCCAGCCGGAAAATATCATCCGGTGTATGGAGACTATTAATTACTACCCGGGTAACAAGTTTGCTTTCGGGAGAAGGATAGGGAAAACTGGAAATCAGGATATTATTTTCTTTCAGGTACGTAGCAAGCGTATTCTCTCTGGTATAAAATACGGGATAATCCGGAAAATATTCAAATAAGCCAGTATTTGAAATGAAGCTTTCAAACTGCCGGATATTGGCAAACAGTTTTTGCCGTTCCTGCTGATAAAGATTTTCTGAGCGCAGAAAAGTGTACAGATAGGCTGGAATGACAGGTGAACTTCCACCAAAAAAAGGGTTTCGTTTGAATGTTTCTACGGTTGCTCTATCCGATAAAACTACACCTCCGGGAATCCCGAATGCTTTTCCAAACGAACTCACTACAATAGGCCGGATATGCTTATATGCGATCAGTTCCTGAAAGATGCCTGCTCCGTTCTTTCCAGTTATGCCAAATCCATGTGAATCATCCACAACCAGGGTAATGGATTTATCTGTTGGCAAGTGCTGTAACCAGTCAAAACTATACCGTTTGGCTTGTAAAGGATCTAGCGAATTGGTGAGAATCACAATGTTTGCATCAGACATACTCGTTAATACATCCATTATTATATCTACCCACTGCTGGTAATCGCCGTCAAAAAAATCATCGGCACTGCGCCACAAGGCCGGATGAGTTCTGGGAGCATACATTAACATTCCGGTATTTTCCAGCAGGCGAACCACCATTTGTCCGGTTAAAAATCCGGATGATAAAGTTACTGCAGCTTCTGCACCAGTAAGCTGGGACAAATAGGCTTCTGCTTCCTGATAAACCTGCAATTGCAAGTTAGATATTCTGGAACTGGCGTAATTGGTACCATACCTGGCCATTCCTTCCTGCAAGAAGCTGCTGAACACCTCGTTTTTTGCCATTCCCAGGTAAGAAGTTCCGCTGCAATACAAAAACTCTTTTCCCTCCACAAGTATGGTGCGGTCGGGAAGATGATCTATATAGAGGGTTTCTTTCAAGGCGAACCTAATGCGGATATACTATAATAAGTAGGAATTTATATTATTTTACTCAGAAGACCATCCGTTGGCATTAGAACAGGATTCAATATTGTAAGTGGTATTTCTCTCAAACTCTTTTCCAAATCGTTTTTCATAAACATCATACCCAATAAAACAAACTGATTCAGCTTCTACATCCATCGTAGCCCTGGCAGGATTTTCATTCACTTCATTATAGTATTGTTCGCCCATCCCAACAATAAAACCCCGGCAGTATAAAAACCCATCATCGGAGCCATCGGTATATTTGTGAATCTCTTCCCGGTCAATGGTATAGAGCTTTTCCTCCATGATATGGTTAAAGGCGGTGAGTTCTTGTTCAGTAAGCTTTTCTAACTGGCTTTCCATTTCCTCTACTACTTCATCATTCAGCCCAAAACTTACCCCTTCAAATAAAGAAGCTTCATTGCTTTGCAGGGCTTGCTGCCGTAATTCATCCAATAATGGTAGATTTTGCCAGGCCGTTTCAATTATTTTCCAGAATCTTTGTTCATTCATATGGGAACTATATTAAATAATACTTATATGATACAAAATGGTGGTTTATTATAAGAATCCTTTACTACTTGTAACAAAGCAACTTAATTATTTTTTCCTAGTACAATATTGGAAGCCGATTTAGTCCATACCCCAAATCTACTGCTTACGGCTGATAGTATGTCGGCTTTAGTCTGATAATGATCCAAAAAAGGCAGGATTTTTTCACTCACTATTATTTTAAGTTCTTCACTCAATGCAACACTATCGGTTTCGTTGTTTACATCCCACCATTTATCATTGCCATCTAACAACCATCCTATCCTCTTTCTGACAACACAATCAGGCTCAGAAGGAAAAGCTGGGGGCGCGGTCTTGAAATATCTTTTATAAAACTCGGGTAAGAATAAGCCTATATTAATGGTGAAATGCAGATGCTCTTTAGAGTAATAGATACTCTTTTGTAGGTTGACCATATGGCCAAACCCTTCAAAGGGTTTATAGAAATTGTTGTTCTTTTTCTTATATCCTAATGGCTTTAATATCTGATGAAAAGCATACTTTACTATATGATTAAATTTTTCTTCTGCATTAGTCTTCATTTTCACATTCCCTTGCTAATAATAATCTTAAGCCTTTTCTTTTAAATTATTTAATCAACGCTGCGCCTGTTCCATTTACGGGCGGATAGGCAACTTTTCCATCCTGAATAGTTACGCCAGTAGCAATATCTTCTTTCAGCAACAGCGCGCCATCCATATCCACATAATCGAGCAGCGGCGAAAGCTGGGCAATGGCAGAAATACCTATACTGGATTCGGTCATACAACCTACCATTACTTTCATACCCAGCTCACGGGCCTGGGCGATCATGCGCCTGGCCGGGGTAAGTCCACCGCATTTTACAAGCTTGATATTAATGCCATGAAAATGACCGTAACATTTCTGTACATCGGCTTCTTCAATACAACTTTCGTCGGCAATCACTGGCAGAACAGACAGCTGGTACACCTGCTTCATGCCTTCCAGATTACCGGCTTTCAGGGGCTGTTCAATAAATTCTACATTGAGCGTGGCAAAAATTCTGGCATTATTGATGGTTTCTTCTACACCCCATGCTCCATTGGCATCTACCCGGAAAACTGCATCAGTGTGTTTGCGAAGTTCTTTAATAATGGCGACATCGTCTTTGGTTCCCAGTTTTATTTTATACAAAGGCCAGGGCATTTCCTTCATTTTCGATGCCATTTTTTCTATGGAATCAATCCCAATGGTATAATTGGTAAGTGGTACGCCTTCTGCCTGTAAACCCCACAACTGATACAGCGGCTTACCTTGCAATTTTCCATACAGATCCTGCGCAGCCATATCCAGGGCACATTGTGCAAAAGAATGTTCTTTCAGATAAGGCTGCATAAATGCCCAGAAAGATTCCGGCGTATCAAAAGAATAATTTTCAATCAAGGGACGGATATTGTCAAGTACAGCCATCATACTTTCAATCGTAACGCCGTAATAAGGGTTGGAGGTAGCTTCCCCATATCCGCTCTGGCCATCCTTCTGCAATTCTACAATCAGGGTTTCCTGCACATCGCGGGAATCATAAGAAATAGTAAACGTATGCCGGAGGGGCAATGCAAAACGCCGCAGGATTAATTTCATTTGAATGCTGTTAAAGGGCTGTCATCAATGGTTCAATGCCGCAATATACAAAAGCCCGGAATCATGCAATAATCCGCGTATATAAACCATAGATTTATGCACCTGTATGTTTGATTTCTTCTATACAAGGGTAATTCAGATACAAATTTTGTCAAAATCATGTATCTTTCAGGTTGAGGAAATAAACACTTGCCACATGAGAATTAAAACATATTACCTGGCCGTATTAAGTTTGTTTATACTATCAGCCTATGTGATCAGAGAAAATAATACAGCCATTTCCATCGCACCTGCAGGAAAGCAACCCAGCATAGCCATTAGTCAGAAGGGCGAAATGAAAATAGTCTACGGAAAGAATGACAGCCTGTATTATACTTCGTCTGCGGATGGAAATTCATTTTCGGCACCTGCAGGTATCGCACACCTGAAAGGCTTAGGTCTGGGTATGTCGAGAGGGCCGCAGATAGCCATTACCAAAGATTTTACGGTAGTGGCTGCTGCCAGCGGTGCCGGCAATATTTATGCGTATCAACTGAACCATCAGACAAAACAATGGAGCAAGGCGATTCAAATAAATGATGTAGATACCCTGGCCAAAGAAGCCTTTGTATCCATTGCTGCCGGCGAAGATAACCAGGTATATGCTGTCTGGCTCGATTTAAGAAGTGATCGGCAAAATAAGATTTTCGGATCTGTTTCGGCAGACGGAGGAAAAACCTGGTCAGCCAATAAGCTGATCTATCAGTCTCCGGAAGGCAAAGGTTCGGTGTGTGAATGCTGCAAACCCTCGGTTACTGCTTCCGGCAAACAAGTACATATCATGTTCCGTAATTCAATAAAAGGTACCAGGGATTTGTATGTGATCAGTTCGATGGATGGTGGACGCACCTTCGGACAAGCCCAGAAATTAGGCAATGATACCTGGGTGTTGAAAGCATGCCCGATGGATGGAGGTGATCTTGCGGTAAATGCCAAGGGAAAAGTGTTAACGGTATGGCGGCGGAAAAACGAGATATTTATGGCTGAACCGGGAAAAGCGGAGCAGCGCATCAGCGAAGGAAAAACTCCTGTAGTGTCCAGAACAGCCAGTGGTGATGTGGTAGCCTGGCACAACAAGGGACAGATTCTGGTAAAAAGTACCCGGCAAGACCAAGCACAAGTTTTGGGGAATGGTACCCATCCTAAACTCATTCCTATACCTGGAAAAAACGCCGTATTTTGTGTCTGGGAGAATGAAACTGGCGTGATGGGCCAGAGAGTGGATTTATAAGTATATTTTTTATATTTTGTAATCATTCATTGTTAACATTACCTATGCTGTTTCTTCTCATCGCCCTGCTCAGTCCTGTACTGCAATTTTTCCTGCCCTGGTGGATTATTGCCATCATTGCCTTTGGTGCCGCTTACTGGAAAGCGTCTTCGGCAACTACTGCTTTTCTATCTGGATTTCTGGCCATTGTCGTCGTCTGGGTCATAAAAGCGCTATTCACCCATATTCAAACCGAAGGTATTCTCACAGCGAGAATAGCAGAACTGTTTTTCCTTCCCTCTCCTATTCTGCTGATTGCAATTACTGCTTTTATTGGCGGACTTGTAGGTGGAATGGCAGCGTTGAGCGGGTATTTTGTAAAACAGTTGTTTGTAAAAGAATGAGCTTGTAAAAAGCTTGTTCATAAAACACTTTGCCCCGACTTGAGTTATGGCTATATAACCAAACTTTACAGCTATGGCACAAGGAAAAGCAAACACCGAAATGGATGAAATTTACCAGGAATTTAAGGAACTGGTAAACATGACTCCAGGGCAAATTGAAAACCACTTAGCTACCGAAGAATCTAAGAAAGTAGGCTTTAAGGAAGAAGAAGGCGGAGAATCAGTAGGCCACCAGTCTGGCAGAAAGATCATCCACATCAAACAGAAGAAAAAAGCCGACCTGACAGACGATGATTATGCCCACATGCGCAAAGTGACCGGCTATATCAAACGGCACTCCGCACAAAAACCTAGCGGCGATATCAGCGATACTCCCTGGCGTTATTCTCTGATGAATTGGGGCCATGATCCGGAGAAGAAGTGATGAATGTATTGGTATGATCAGAGATTGTGTGCTTAATTATTTAACAGTCATAAATTATGAGTAATGGAACAAGGAATGTCGAATTTCAAGTAAAAATACTTCTTCATTCCTTGCTATCTCTGTCAATATTTGACCTTTTGAGCCATTTCGTTCTTGAATAGTAATATAAGTGCCCACAACTGCAATAGATTTACCATAATAATTATAAAACCCGGCAAAGATCTTTGAATTTGCATTTCTAACGACATTATCAAAGAAATCAAACTGAAAATAATTAAAAATGCAAACAAGTATCTAAGCCATAAGTAACCTTTGCGAACAAGAATTGATAGCAATAATAAAAATAGGAACACAGTCGATGCCACGATTATCTCTGCACTACTTTTTCTTCCGGTAACAATAAATGAATTTATCATTAACAGACAAACCGCTCCAATTAACAAATTAGAAGCAAATTTATAGTCATTAACCTGTTTCATAAATTACTTTACTATAATAGGTTCTAACTCTGTAACAGTTATTTTTACTTCCATAAGTTTGTAATTTGTGTATCGGTTTAGATAGTTTATGGCACAAAAAACATTGAGAGCAACAGATAGAATGATAAGCAAAAAGTCAGCTGGCGTTATAGAGTTGAAGGCTTTAATAATAAACAAAGCAACAATTAACAGGATAGATATTACTAAACTAACAAATACACTTACAATTACATATGGCTTTGCTAACCTTTGAATGAATGGCAGTTCATATATCAGCCAAAGTATACCGGAAATAAATAGTAAAATTGAGAGAGTTTTGAAAATGCTTTTTTTTCTTTCTGATCTCTCATCAACACTTGACGGAAAAATCAGCAACTCTATTAAAAGATCAAACAATCCCATATTTTAATAATAACTTCCTACAATTCTACTTTGCCTGCAATGCTTCGGTGAGTTTTTCACCTGCTTCCTTGAAATCAGGCTCCAGGCGAATGGCTCTGGTAAAATCCTGGATAGCTTCATCATACTTTTTCAGCCCCATTCTGGCAACACCTCGCTGGTAATATACTACTGCTTTGTCTGGTCCACTGGAAACAAGTTCATTACAATCGGCAAGTGCATTATCAAACTGATTGAGCTCATTGTAAAAGCCAACCCTTGCCAGCAGATAAGTGTTTCGTTCTTCACTATCTAAAGCGATAGCTTTGTTTATATCAGAAATACTCTCCTGATATTCTCCCAGACTGGCCGAGGCAAATGCCCTATCGTAGTAATAAGCCGCTTTTTCAGGTCGCGCGGCAATGGCTTTATTAAAATCTTCCTGCGCTTTTTCCGGTAAGTCCATTTCGTAATACACCAGTCCACGCAGGTGATAGTAATCTTCACTTGGTTTGCCGGCGGCCAGGCTAATGGATTTGTTCACTTCATTCAAGGCTTGCATATAATTTTCGCCATAATAGTACATTCTTGCCCGGCTGAACCTACTGGAGGCTCTACTAGAATCCAGTGAAATGGATTTGTTAATTAATGCCAGTGATTCTTTCTCCCAGCCGTCTTTCTCAAACCATTTTTTGGCCCTCTGTTCATAGCCAATGGCACTTACGCTGTCTACTTGCCGGCGGGAATAATTACTTTTAAGGAGCAGGGCAGCATTTCCCAATACTTCCATCGTATCACCTTCTGCATCGAGTTTCTGGAATAACTCCGGCGTGAGGGCAAGGGCCTGTAAAAAATCCTGGGTAGCTCCTCTCCTATCCTGCTGGTCAGCTTTTACAATGGCCCGGTTATAAAAATAGGGGGCTGTTTCTTCCTGGGTTTTATCCGCAAATTGAACCGCCTGGTTAAGTGCCTGTAAAGCGGCTTTCTGGTTTTTTACTTTGTATTGAGAAAGGCCGATGTAGTAAAACAATTCCGGGTCCTGGTGTTTTTCAGGGGTAGTAAAATAGGTAAGTGCCTGGGTATATTTTTTCTGGAGGTAATACGTTAAGCCCCAGTTGAAAAAGTCATCCGGCTCTTCTATATCGCCATTCGCTACCAGTTGTTCATAAATTTTAATTGTCTCGGTATATTTCCCGGTATTCATCAGAATAAGTGCTTTCAAACGCAGGGCATCGGCATCTTTCGGGTCGGATTGCAGATTGTGTTCCAGCGTAACCAGCGCCTGTTCATATTCATCAATACTATAAAGCGTCTGGGCTTTCTGGTAATAGGCAAAACGGCTGGGCTGCCTGGAAATAGACTTATCGTAATACTGTAAGGCTTGTTCGTAATCCATAACCTGGTAATAGAAATAACCCAGATCACTGTAAATACTGGCATCCGAATTATCTAAGGAAAGGGCTTTTAATAAATCTGCTTCAGCGGCCGCATAATTCTGTGTATACATTCTGGCAAGTCCCCGGTAGCGGTACAAGGTGGTATCTTCGGGGTGATGTACAAGCAGGGTATCATAATCAGGAAGAGCTTGCTGGTAATTTCCCCTTCCGAAATTATAATAACTCCGGGCATACAAGGCATCATAATACGCCGGATTGATAGCAAGGGCTTTTTCCAGGTATTTAAAGCCTTTTTCTACTTTTCCTTTGTTAAAATAACCAACCGCTTTCTGATAAGCCTTTTCTTCAGGCTTCTGTGCTAAAAGGTGCAGGCTGCAGAAAGTAAATAATAAGAGAAACAGATATTTATACATGGCTATAACTTCAATCTGACAGCAATAAATGCTGGTATACTGGTAACGTAGAAAATTAGGATTTTTATTACAGTAACCTAAGGTAACTTGATGCATTTTCTTACAGCACTCCCAAATATAATTCAGTAGACCGACGGAGTACAATATATTGACAAGTAAAACCGTATGATTTCGATTTCCGAAGCTATTTATCTGGGATAGGATAAACAAAATTCAAACAGGCTTGTATATTTGCCTCCACTCCACCTGCAATTGTATTACGAATGCCCAAAATATTTCTTAAAAGGCCCATCAATACCAATACACTTATTGCCCTTGCTGCTTCACTTGCCAGTATTTGTGCGGTATTTATTGCCGTTTACCAGACTTATATGAGCCGACAGCAACAGTTAAATTCCGTGTGGCCTTATTTACTTACTTTCGAAAGTATGGATGAAGCCGGCATATCCAGTATAGTAGTCGCTAATTATGGTATTGGTCCGGCCATTATCGATAGTGTAGAAATAAGCTACCGGGGCAACATTTATGGTTCTCCCACAGATGTCGTTCGCGTTATTTCCAAAGAATTTAAAAAAAATGAGTATGCCATGCCATGGAGTTATACCCAGATACGCAAAGGGTATGCCATTCCGCAAGGGCATACCCTGGAGTGGATTAAATTAAATACACCGGAGGATAATGCTATTTTCGCCAAGGAATTGCCCAACATCAAAATGGTTATTTATTACCGCTCTATTTATGATGAGCACTGGAAAAATACTATTAATGGAGAAGAAACTGATGAACTGGTTGTAAAAATCGAATAGCATCTTTTTTTGATTCTGAAGTAGTAATTTTTACAATGAAATGAAATTCTTATGTATTATACTCTTTTTCTCACCATTCATTCCATCCTTCGCTGGCTAGTCCTGTCAAGTATTGTATATGCTACCATTTCGGCTTTACAGGGTTTAGTTTCCAAGCGGATGTATTCCAAATCAGATTCGATAATACGTTCGCTGGCCACTACACTTACTCATACGCAATTATTGCTTGGATTTGTATTGTATTTTATTCTGAGCCCCATTACCGGGCAGTTTATGAAGGGAAATGCCAATGGCAATGAACAGATGTGGTTTTTTGGTGCTTATCACATCGCATTGATGTTTATAGCCGTTGGCGTAATGACTACCGGAGGTTCTAAAGCTAAACGGGCAACCACAGATAGGGATAAGTTCAGGTTTACAGCTATTTCTTTTGGAATTTCGCTGTTATTGATCTTACTGGCTATTCCCTGGTTCAGGCCATTTTTCAGAGGCACGTAAATCGTTATTGTCTGGAACCTGGATTTGCCGGATGGTTAAATTTTTAATAGCATAGGCCATCAACACCTAATCACTCCAAATTCATTACTAAATATCTATGTTCGATTTATTAAAAACACAAATAGGACGCTTACGGCTGCTCGCTTTTGCAGAAGGG from Rhodocytophaga rosea carries:
- a CDS encoding aminotransferase class I/II-fold pyridoxal phosphate-dependent enzyme, coding for MKETLYIDHLPDRTILVEGKEFLYCSGTSYLGMAKNEVFSSFLQEGMARYGTNYASSRISNLQLQVYQEAEAYLSQLTGAEAAVTLSSGFLTGQMVVRLLENTGMLMYAPRTHPALWRSADDFFDGDYQQWVDIIMDVLTSMSDANIVILTNSLDPLQAKRYSFDWLQHLPTDKSITLVVDDSHGFGITGKNGAGIFQELIAYKHIRPIVVSSFGKAFGIPGGVVLSDRATVETFKRNPFFGGSSPVIPAYLYTFLRSENLYQQERQKLFANIRQFESFISNTGLFEYFPDYPVFYTRENTLATYLKENNILISSFPYPSPESKLVTRVVINSLHTPDDIFRLAQAINRFVNLM
- a CDS encoding DUF4240 domain-containing protein — translated: MNEQRFWKIIETAWQNLPLLDELRQQALQSNEASLFEGVSFGLNDEVVEEMESQLEKLTEQELTAFNHIMEEKLYTIDREEIHKYTDGSDDGFLYCRGFIVGMGEQYYNEVNENPARATMDVEAESVCFIGYDVYEKRFGKEFERNTTYNIESCSNANGWSSE
- a CDS encoding DUF4304 domain-containing protein; translated protein: MKTNAEEKFNHIVKYAFHQILKPLGYKKKNNNFYKPFEGFGHMVNLQKSIYYSKEHLHFTINIGLFLPEFYKRYFKTAPPAFPSEPDCVVRKRIGWLLDGNDKWWDVNNETDSVALSEELKIIVSEKILPFLDHYQTKADILSAVSSRFGVWTKSASNIVLGKNN
- a CDS encoding dipeptide epimerase, giving the protein MKLILRRFALPLRHTFTISYDSRDVQETLIVELQKDGQSGYGEATSNPYYGVTIESMMAVLDNIRPLIENYSFDTPESFWAFMQPYLKEHSFAQCALDMAAQDLYGKLQGKPLYQLWGLQAEGVPLTNYTIGIDSIEKMASKMKEMPWPLYKIKLGTKDDVAIIKELRKHTDAVFRVDANGAWGVEETINNARIFATLNVEFIEQPLKAGNLEGMKQVYQLSVLPVIADESCIEEADVQKCYGHFHGINIKLVKCGGLTPARRMIAQARELGMKVMVGCMTESSIGISAIAQLSPLLDYVDMDGALLLKEDIATGVTIQDGKVAYPPVNGTGAALIK
- a CDS encoding sialidase family protein translates to MRIKTYYLAVLSLFILSAYVIRENNTAISIAPAGKQPSIAISQKGEMKIVYGKNDSLYYTSSADGNSFSAPAGIAHLKGLGLGMSRGPQIAITKDFTVVAAASGAGNIYAYQLNHQTKQWSKAIQINDVDTLAKEAFVSIAAGEDNQVYAVWLDLRSDRQNKIFGSVSADGGKTWSANKLIYQSPEGKGSVCECCKPSVTASGKQVHIMFRNSIKGTRDLYVISSMDGGRTFGQAQKLGNDTWVLKACPMDGGDLAVNAKGKVLTVWRRKNEIFMAEPGKAEQRISEGKTPVVSRTASGDVVAWHNKGQILVKSTRQDQAQVLGNGTHPKLIPIPGKNAVFCVWENETGVMGQRVDL
- a CDS encoding DUF3140 domain-containing protein, with amino-acid sequence MAQGKANTEMDEIYQEFKELVNMTPGQIENHLATEESKKVGFKEEEGGESVGHQSGRKIIHIKQKKKADLTDDDYAHMRKVTGYIKRHSAQKPSGDISDTPWRYSLMNWGHDPEKK
- a CDS encoding tetratricopeptide repeat protein, producing the protein MYKYLFLLLFTFCSLHLLAQKPEEKAYQKAVGYFNKGKVEKGFKYLEKALAINPAYYDALYARSYYNFGRGNYQQALPDYDTLLVHHPEDTTLYRYRGLARMYTQNYAAAEADLLKALSLDNSDASIYSDLGYFYYQVMDYEQALQYYDKSISRQPSRFAYYQKAQTLYSIDEYEQALVTLEHNLQSDPKDADALRLKALILMNTGKYTETIKIYEQLVANGDIEEPDDFFNWGLTYYLQKKYTQALTYFTTPEKHQDPELFYYIGLSQYKVKNQKAALQALNQAVQFADKTQEETAPYFYNRAIVKADQQDRRGATQDFLQALALTPELFQKLDAEGDTMEVLGNAALLLKSNYSRRQVDSVSAIGYEQRAKKWFEKDGWEKESLALINKSISLDSSRASSRFSRARMYYYGENYMQALNEVNKSISLAAGKPSEDYYHLRGLVYYEMDLPEKAQEDFNKAIAARPEKAAYYYDRAFASASLGEYQESISDINKAIALDSEERNTYLLARVGFYNELNQFDNALADCNELVSSGPDKAVVYYQRGVARMGLKKYDEAIQDFTRAIRLEPDFKEAGEKLTEALQAK
- a CDS encoding DUF2871 family protein translates to MYYTLFLTIHSILRWLVLSSIVYATISALQGLVSKRMYSKSDSIIRSLATTLTHTQLLLGFVLYFILSPITGQFMKGNANGNEQMWFFGAYHIALMFIAVGVMTTGGSKAKRATTDRDKFRFTAISFGISLLLILLAIPWFRPFFRGT